One stretch of Lysobacter sp. TY2-98 DNA includes these proteins:
- a CDS encoding carboxypeptidase regulatory-like domain-containing protein, producing the protein MRAGAALIVLGAMLAGGHAAAAQLTVDITDRQGKPVPDAVVTLLRRDGSGAKAGAATTHSIDQKDLMFQPYVELAHPGDAVVFRNSDTTRHHVYSFSPVKQFEYVIAPHDSAPAMKLPRTGVVAIGCNIHDGMIAYLYVTDAPWSAHADAGGHVVFNDLPAGAYDIRVWHPRLPPAKPDLVQNGVVLAADDRRRVPFALTLLPDLRFQFDRERTRY; encoded by the coding sequence ATGCGGGCAGGGGCAGCACTGATCGTGCTTGGGGCGATGCTCGCCGGCGGCCACGCCGCGGCGGCCCAGCTCACGGTCGATATCACCGATCGCCAGGGCAAACCCGTGCCCGATGCGGTCGTGACGCTGCTGCGTCGCGACGGCAGCGGTGCGAAAGCCGGCGCGGCGACGACGCATTCGATCGATCAGAAGGATCTGATGTTCCAGCCCTACGTGGAGCTTGCGCACCCGGGCGATGCGGTGGTGTTCCGCAACAGCGACACCACGCGCCATCATGTTTATTCGTTCTCGCCGGTGAAGCAGTTCGAATACGTGATCGCGCCGCACGACAGCGCGCCGGCGATGAAACTGCCGCGCACGGGGGTCGTCGCGATCGGCTGCAACATCCACGACGGCATGATCGCCTACCTCTACGTCACCGACGCCCCGTGGAGCGCGCATGCCGACGCAGGCGGCCACGTCGTGTTCAACGATCTTCCCGCGGGTGCCTATGACATCCGCGTCTGGCACCCGCGCCTGCCGCCCGCGAAGCCGGACCTCGTGCAGAACGGCGTGGTACTCGCGGCCGACGATCGCCGTCGCGTGCCGTTCGCACTGACGCTGCTGCCGGACCTGCGCTTCCAGTTCGACCGCGAGCGCACCCGGTACTGA
- a CDS encoding group III truncated hemoglobin codes for MTDTPLTEADIARLVDRFYDRVQAHPTLGPVFARAVDDWPAHKATLVDFWSSIELKTGRYRGRPMAVHRPHPIAAAHFADWLALWAATARAELTPGQAERFVEHAERIARSLMYGLGIDGTRRPLGLPIVGGAP; via the coding sequence ATGACCGACACGCCCCTCACCGAAGCCGACATCGCCCGGCTCGTCGACCGCTTCTACGACCGCGTGCAGGCGCATCCGACGCTGGGGCCGGTGTTCGCGCGCGCGGTCGATGACTGGCCGGCGCACAAGGCGACGCTGGTGGACTTCTGGTCGTCGATCGAGCTCAAGACCGGGCGTTATCGGGGGCGGCCGATGGCCGTGCATCGGCCGCATCCGATCGCGGCCGCGCACTTCGCAGACTGGCTGGCGTTATGGGCCGCCACCGCGCGCGCGGAACTGACGCCGGGCCAGGCCGAGCGCTTCGTCGAGCATGCGGAGCGCATCGCGCGTTCGCTGATGTACGGGCTCGGCATCGATGGCACGCGGCGTCCGCTCGGGCTGCCCATCGTAGGCGGTGCGCCCTGA
- a CDS encoding type I secretion system permease/ATPase: protein MITDAGSLAAIRPEAVQPPQDLALVGLVTLAQFHGIAADAAQLSHQFGRCDGDDGGVALLLVAKSLGLKAKLIRQPAHRLAMAALPALAWDVDGSPFVVARVAEDGVLIHDLAERRPRQLSRSDFEDRYGGRLLQLASRASVLGDLAKFDFTWFIPAVVKYRKLLIEVLVASLFIQLLALVTPLFYQVVMDKVLVHQAWTTLHVITFGLVSIAIFDVVLTGLRTFIFSHTTSKIDVELGARLFRHVLSLPLSYFESRRVGDTIARVRELENIRSFLTGQALTSVLDLVFTVVFLAVMFSYSVWLTLIVLLSLPIYAAISAGITPVLRKRLDEKFKRNADNQSFLVETVSGIGTVKAMAVDPRVTRTWDNQLAGYVAASFRVTRLAMLGQQGIQLVQKLVSIALLFFGAQLVISGKLSLGQLIAFNMLSAQVAMPILRLAQLWQDFQQVGISVQRLGDILNTRTELPGSRLALPPIQGRITFESVAFRYRPDGKQILDGVDLDIKAGEIIGIVGRSGSGKSTLTKLVQRLYTPERGRVLVDGQDLSLADPAWLRRQLGVVLQENFLFNRSVRENIAMADPGMPLERVIAAAQLAGAHDFIVELPEGYDTVVGEHGTGLSGGQRQRIAIARALITNPRILILDEATSALDYESEHAVMSNMRDICKGRTVLIIAHRLSTVRGANRIVVFEKGQIIESGSHAELVDRPGGAYANLYRLQQG, encoded by the coding sequence ATGATTACGGACGCGGGATCGCTGGCGGCGATCCGGCCGGAGGCTGTGCAGCCTCCTCAGGATTTGGCGCTGGTCGGCCTCGTTACGCTCGCCCAGTTCCACGGCATCGCGGCGGACGCCGCACAACTGTCGCATCAGTTTGGCCGGTGCGATGGAGACGACGGCGGGGTAGCGCTGCTGCTTGTCGCGAAGTCGCTTGGACTGAAAGCAAAGCTGATCCGCCAGCCTGCGCATCGCTTGGCGATGGCCGCGTTGCCCGCCCTCGCGTGGGATGTCGACGGCAGCCCCTTTGTCGTCGCGCGCGTCGCTGAGGACGGGGTTCTGATCCATGACCTCGCGGAACGACGCCCGCGGCAGCTGTCGCGCAGCGACTTCGAGGACCGCTATGGCGGCCGCCTGCTGCAGCTCGCTTCCCGCGCGTCAGTGCTCGGCGATCTGGCGAAGTTCGACTTCACCTGGTTCATTCCGGCCGTCGTGAAATACCGCAAGTTGCTGATCGAAGTGCTGGTGGCCTCGCTCTTCATCCAGCTGCTCGCCTTAGTGACACCGCTGTTCTACCAGGTCGTCATGGACAAGGTGCTGGTGCACCAGGCGTGGACGACCCTGCACGTCATTACCTTCGGTCTGGTGTCGATCGCGATCTTTGATGTGGTGCTGACCGGCCTGCGCACCTTCATCTTTTCGCACACCACCAGCAAGATCGATGTCGAGCTCGGCGCGCGGTTATTTCGACACGTGCTGTCATTGCCCCTCAGCTATTTCGAGTCACGGCGCGTGGGCGACACGATCGCTCGCGTGCGCGAGCTGGAGAACATCCGCAGCTTCCTGACCGGACAAGCGCTGACGTCGGTCCTCGACCTGGTCTTCACCGTCGTCTTCCTCGCGGTGATGTTCAGCTACAGCGTATGGCTGACGTTGATCGTGTTGCTCTCGCTGCCGATCTACGCCGCGATTTCGGCGGGTATCACGCCGGTGCTTCGCAAGCGGCTGGATGAGAAATTCAAGCGCAACGCGGACAACCAGTCCTTTCTCGTCGAAACCGTCAGCGGAATCGGCACCGTCAAAGCGATGGCGGTGGACCCGCGCGTGACGCGCACGTGGGACAACCAGCTTGCGGGTTACGTCGCGGCGAGCTTTCGGGTGACCCGACTCGCCATGCTTGGGCAGCAGGGGATCCAGCTCGTACAGAAGCTGGTGAGCATCGCGCTGTTGTTCTTCGGCGCGCAGCTTGTCATTTCCGGCAAGCTCTCGCTTGGCCAGCTCATCGCGTTCAACATGCTATCGGCGCAGGTCGCCATGCCGATCCTGCGGCTCGCGCAACTCTGGCAAGACTTCCAGCAGGTCGGAATCTCCGTCCAGCGGCTGGGTGACATCCTCAATACGCGCACGGAGTTGCCCGGTAGTCGCCTCGCGCTTCCGCCGATCCAAGGTCGCATCACGTTCGAGAGCGTGGCGTTCCGCTACCGCCCGGATGGCAAGCAGATCCTCGACGGCGTCGATCTGGATATCAAGGCGGGCGAAATCATCGGCATCGTCGGGCGCTCGGGCTCGGGGAAGAGCACGCTGACCAAGCTCGTGCAGCGGCTCTACACCCCGGAGCGCGGCCGCGTTCTGGTCGATGGCCAAGATCTCTCGCTTGCCGACCCGGCGTGGCTGCGGCGCCAGCTGGGTGTCGTGCTGCAGGAAAACTTCCTGTTCAACCGTAGCGTGCGCGAAAACATCGCCATGGCCGACCCGGGCATGCCGCTCGAGCGTGTCATCGCCGCCGCGCAGCTCGCCGGCGCACACGACTTCATCGTCGAGCTGCCCGAAGGCTATGACACGGTGGTCGGCGAACACGGCACCGGCCTGTCGGGCGGACAGAGGCAGCGCATCGCCATTGCACGGGCGCTGATCACCAATCCCCGCATCCTCATTCTCGACGAAGCCACGAGCGCGCTCGACTACGAGTCAGAGCACGCGGTAATGAGCAACATGCGTGACATCTGCAAGGGACGCACGGTGCTGATCATTGCCCACCGGCTTTCGACGGTGCGCGGAGCCAACCGCATCGTGGTGTTCGAGAAGGGCCAGATCATCGAGAGCGGAAGCCACGCAGAGCTCGTCGATCGGCCGGGCGGCGCGTACGCAAACCTGTATCGCCTCCAGCAGGGATAA
- a CDS encoding HlyD family type I secretion periplasmic adaptor subunit: MKHLIDAGRDFADRYARVFKAAWSARGELESPSRTADELAFLPAHLELVETPTSPLPRWTLRILMALIAVAIAWACIGELDIVAVAPGKVVVGSRSKVIQSAETAVVTRIHVQDGQAVRKGQLLIELDRSATGADYAKADEALIAAKLAELRLQALADALASGKPPSLGSAQGLPALRYTNEQALARSQFDAFNARRDSLIAAINQRRAELATAQGLVEPLAETARIAETRSADYAKLVEDKYVTRHDYLAREQERIAAERDLAAQKSRLAEIRSTLSEAQEQLRVLITDTRQHTLDQLRVAREQVGQFEPELAKADSRNRLMQLRAPTDGTVQQLAIHTQGGVVTPAQPLLVLVPKSDALEVEATVLNKDIGFVRAGQPVTVKIDSFPYTRYGYLRGVVESVSHDAAQDEKLGLVFPARIRLQTATLDVDGAVLRVTPGMSLSTEIKTGKQRLAAYLLGALRKQTGEALRER, encoded by the coding sequence ATGAAGCACCTGATCGACGCCGGGCGCGATTTCGCGGACCGGTACGCACGCGTGTTCAAGGCGGCGTGGAGCGCTCGCGGCGAACTGGAGTCGCCATCGCGCACCGCCGACGAGCTGGCATTTCTTCCGGCACATCTCGAGCTGGTCGAGACGCCGACATCGCCGCTGCCACGATGGACGTTGCGCATCCTGATGGCGCTGATCGCAGTGGCGATCGCTTGGGCCTGCATTGGCGAGCTCGACATCGTCGCCGTCGCGCCCGGCAAGGTCGTCGTCGGTTCGCGGAGCAAGGTCATCCAATCCGCCGAAACCGCGGTGGTCACGCGCATCCATGTACAGGACGGCCAGGCTGTCAGGAAAGGCCAGTTGCTGATCGAGCTCGATCGCAGCGCGACGGGTGCCGACTACGCCAAAGCGGACGAAGCACTGATTGCAGCAAAGCTGGCGGAGTTGCGCTTGCAGGCGCTTGCCGATGCGCTGGCGAGCGGCAAGCCCCCCAGCCTCGGATCCGCTCAGGGTCTACCGGCGCTTCGCTATACGAACGAGCAGGCACTCGCGCGCAGCCAGTTCGACGCATTCAATGCGCGACGCGACAGCCTGATCGCGGCGATCAATCAGCGGCGCGCGGAACTCGCCACGGCGCAAGGGCTCGTCGAACCGCTTGCCGAAACCGCGCGCATCGCGGAAACGCGTTCCGCCGACTACGCGAAACTCGTCGAAGACAAGTACGTCACTCGCCACGACTACCTCGCCCGCGAGCAGGAACGCATTGCGGCCGAGCGCGACCTGGCCGCGCAAAAGAGTCGGCTCGCCGAGATCCGCTCAACGTTGAGCGAAGCGCAGGAACAGCTGCGCGTGCTGATCACGGACACGCGTCAGCACACGCTGGATCAGCTTCGCGTAGCACGCGAACAGGTCGGCCAGTTCGAGCCCGAACTCGCGAAGGCCGACAGTCGCAACCGATTGATGCAGCTGCGTGCGCCGACCGATGGAACCGTGCAGCAGCTTGCTATCCACACACAGGGCGGCGTCGTGACGCCCGCCCAGCCATTGCTGGTGCTCGTGCCGAAGTCCGATGCACTCGAAGTCGAAGCTACAGTGCTGAACAAGGACATCGGCTTCGTGCGCGCAGGCCAGCCTGTCACGGTGAAGATCGACAGCTTCCCCTATACGCGGTACGGCTATCTGCGTGGCGTTGTCGAAAGCGTCTCGCACGACGCGGCGCAAGACGAGAAGTTGGGATTGGTATTTCCCGCGCGAATTCGTCTGCAAACGGCCACGCTCGACGTTGATGGTGCAGTTCTCCGAGTAACCCCAGGCATGAGCTTGAGCACTGAGATCAAAACCGGCAAGCAGCGCTTGGCTGCCTACTTGCTAGGGGCGCTGCGTAAGCAAACGGGCGAAGCGTTGCGTGAGCGCTGA